Proteins from one Setaria italica strain Yugu1 chromosome V, Setaria_italica_v2.0, whole genome shotgun sequence genomic window:
- the LOC101768026 gene encoding putative disease resistance protein RGA4 isoform X2, translating to MSGGAEMIAGAVVQRVAGMLGQAAWERVELLQRFSDDFEEMKGTLITVKAVTADAEKRSQRSESVRLWLKKLKSAAYNIEDMIDELEANTKIWRSSTCPVKLVFMSFHPLITRFTLSNKMRKIREELDKIAEEHRKFNFLQLADTRPVNMNNQETSVVSSDKIEMVGRESEKTRILNLALQNDDPAKISIIPIVGLGGMGKTTLAKSVFVAKETNMFEVKAWVHVSMEFDVNKIVATIISQVEGSLQANDTRLQNLNSCLQRILSGKIFLIVLDDLWEKRGDSLEKLMKMLQYGKEGSKIIVTTRSDQVAKALSIIQPSEFHTVPPTRLEALSSDDCFSIMNPSLQGNRLDVDLIKIGEEIAKKCGGVPLVAKALGYVMNKHCTKEAWIALKDSNILEIKDDDYGIMSGLMLSYYHMPSHQKLCFMYCSVFPKSHNIDHDSLIQQWVALGFIQGDHGISLHQVGQDCINDFLGMSFLTHSTTPEVLDSGRFKPTLKFHMHDVVHDLTRYVASEEFSYVKTMMHNNRTDNRNCHYQLLMNHEESSSAFKSLPPKVIRCFISLREFSVDGCDDLETLPEWLGDFTSLREIEIVSCPMLSSLPESIQRLTELKKLRITDCPALSEKCQGEDKHKIAHIPEVEFE from the exons ATGAGTGGGGGTGCTGAGATGATTGCTGGAGCTGTTGTGCAGCGTGTGGCTGGCATGCTTGGTCAGGCTGCCTGGGAAAGGGTGGAGCTTCTGCAGAGGTTCAGTGATGATTTTGAGGAGATGAAGGGCACCTTGATCACTGTGAAGGCCGTGACGGCGGATGCTGAGAAACGCTCCCAACGTAGTGAATCGGTCCGGCTTTGGCTCAAGAAGCTCAAATCTGCTGCCTACAACATTGAAGACATGATTGATGAGCTGGAGGCAAATACAAAGATATGGAGGAGTAGCACATGCCCG GTTAAATTGGTGTTTATGTCATTCCATCCACTAATCACACGCTTCACCCTGTCAAACAAGATGAGGAAAATCAGGGAAGAGCTAGATAAAATAGCAGAGGAACATAGAAAGTTCAATTTTCTGCAACTAGCAGATACAAGACCTGTGAACATGAATAACCAAGAAACATCTGTGGTTTCTAGTGATAAAATTGAGATGGTAGGAAGAGAAAGTGAAAAAACCAGGATACTAAATTTGGCATTGCAGAATGATGATCCAGCAAAAATATCCATCATTCCCATTGTTGGACTTGGTGGTATGGGTAAGACAACACTTGCAAAATCTGTTTTTGTTGCTAAGGAGACAAATATGTTTGAGGTCAAAGCATGGGTCCATGTCTCGATGGAGTTTGATGTGAACAAGATTGTAGCTACTATTATCTCTCAGGTTGAAGGTAGCCTCCAAGCAAATGATACTAGACTACAGAATCTAAATTCTTGCCTTCAACGCATACTTTCAGGCAAGATTTTTTTAATTGTCTTGGATGACCTATGGGAGAAAAGGGGAGATAGTTTGGAGAAATTGATGAAAATGTTACAGTACGGTAAGGAAGGGAGCAAGATAATAGTAACCACCCGAAGTGATCAAGTTGCTAAAGCATTATCTATCATCCAACCTTCAGAATTTCATACCGTTCCACCAACTAGATTGGAGGCCTTATCAAGTGATGATTGTTTTTCTATTATGAATCCTTCATTGCAAGGAAATAGGCTGGATGTCGACCTTATCAAGATTGGAGAAGAAATTGCTAAGAAATGTGGTGGAGTACCGCTAGTTGCTAAAGCTCTTGGTTACGTGATGAATAAGCATTGCACAAAAGAAGCATGGATTGCACTTAAAGACAGTAATATTCTTGAGATCAAAGATGATGATTATGGGATTATGAGTGGCTTGATGCTAAGTTATTACCACATGCCCTCACACCAGAAACTATGTTTCATGTATTGCTCTGTCTTTCCTAAGAGCCATAACATAGATCATGACAGCTTGATTCAACAATGGGTTGCTCTTGGATTCATTCAAGGTGATCATGGGATCTCACTCCACCAAGTTGGTCAGGACTGTATTAATGATTTCTTGGGAATGTCCTTCCTTACTCATTCAACTACCCCTGAG GTACTTGATTCCGGGAGGTTCAAACCCACACTGAAATTCCATATGCATGATGTGGTACATGATCTCACAAGATATGTTGCCAGTGAAGAATTTTCATATGTAAAAACAATGATGCACAACAATAGAACAGACAATCGGAACTGTCACTATCAGCTATTGATGAATCATGAGGAGTCTTCATCAGCCTTTAAGTCTTTGCCACCAAAG GTTATCCGATGCTTCATCTCCCTCCGGGAATTCTCCGTAGATGGCTGTGATGACTTGGAGACACTGCCAGAATGGCTGGGAGATTTTACTTCTTTGAGAGAAATTGAAATCGTCTCATGCCCAATGCTATCTTCACTGCCAGAAAGCATACAGCGTCTTACTGAGTTAAAGAAACTGCGGATCACGGACTGCCCAGCACTGTCAGAGAAGTGCCAAGGAGAGGACAAGCACAAGATCGCTCATATTCCAGAAGTTGAATTCGAGTAA
- the LOC101768026 gene encoding disease resistance protein RGA2 isoform X1 — protein MSGGAEMIAGAVVQRVAGMLGQAAWERVELLQRFSDDFEEMKGTLITVKAVTADAEKRSQRSESVRLWLKKLKSAAYNIEDMIDELEANTKIWRSSTCPVKLVFMSFHPLITRFTLSNKMRKIREELDKIAEEHRKFNFLQLADTRPVNMNNQETSVVSSDKIEMVGRESEKTRILNLALQNDDPAKISIIPIVGLGGMGKTTLAKSVFVAKETNMFEVKAWVHVSMEFDVNKIVATIISQVEGSLQANDTRLQNLNSCLQRILSGKIFLIVLDDLWEKRGDSLEKLMKMLQYGKEGSKIIVTTRSDQVAKALSIIQPSEFHTVPPTRLEALSSDDCFSIMNPSLQGNRLDVDLIKIGEEIAKKCGGVPLVAKALGYVMNKHCTKEAWIALKDSNILEIKDDDYGIMSGLMLSYYHMPSHQKLCFMYCSVFPKSHNIDHDSLIQQWVALGFIQGDHGISLHQVGQDCINDFLGMSFLTHSTTPEVLDSGRFKPTLKFHMHDVVHDLTRYVASEEFSYVKTMMHNNRTDNRNCHYQLLMNHEESSSAFKSLPPKVRAMHFRECNKLHLPKQAFSQALYLRVLDLSGCHVSELPGSVCKLKLLRYLDASNLPIPNFPKSLNRLLNLQTLILSNTSLKALPTNVGCLQKLQYFDLSGCVNLHELPTSFGNLSALLFLNLASCHELPTLPESFGKLHKLQFLNLSDCYKLHSLPESCCQLHDLTHLELSDCHNLEKVPDCIDQLSKLEYLNMTSCSKVQMLPESLCKLMMLKHLNLSFCVKLEHLPASIGVLRLQSLDLEGCFFLDGLPDGIFNMSTLVHVERAVFAIHIRSEVDKLREQLNLERSCELDGRGDLWSQILELEKTGCLELQIKDLQNVKNLEGADQAKLLNSSNLTSLWLSWGHGESSMVEHADASVDKSVLEKLVPPRNLRHLHLNGYMSIDFSRWMLDLPSYLPHLSTIVLLNLKGCSHLPPLGRLPNLRALWLGRMPNLKSVGREFYGDHGSCSKLRIILLMEMDNLEGWWTTRTSNEDEEFLIPNLHLLFAADCPKLKFLPYPPRSVTWIVNNSDHVLPEHGFGNLSSITSPYVLCIMGTSPSPEAWHRARYLCSIECLVLLSLTGLTTLPQVIRCFISLREFSVDGCDDLETLPEWLGDFTSLREIEIVSCPMLSSLPESIQRLTELKKLRITDCPALSEKCQGEDKHKIAHIPEVEFE, from the exons ATGAGTGGGGGTGCTGAGATGATTGCTGGAGCTGTTGTGCAGCGTGTGGCTGGCATGCTTGGTCAGGCTGCCTGGGAAAGGGTGGAGCTTCTGCAGAGGTTCAGTGATGATTTTGAGGAGATGAAGGGCACCTTGATCACTGTGAAGGCCGTGACGGCGGATGCTGAGAAACGCTCCCAACGTAGTGAATCGGTCCGGCTTTGGCTCAAGAAGCTCAAATCTGCTGCCTACAACATTGAAGACATGATTGATGAGCTGGAGGCAAATACAAAGATATGGAGGAGTAGCACATGCCCG GTTAAATTGGTGTTTATGTCATTCCATCCACTAATCACACGCTTCACCCTGTCAAACAAGATGAGGAAAATCAGGGAAGAGCTAGATAAAATAGCAGAGGAACATAGAAAGTTCAATTTTCTGCAACTAGCAGATACAAGACCTGTGAACATGAATAACCAAGAAACATCTGTGGTTTCTAGTGATAAAATTGAGATGGTAGGAAGAGAAAGTGAAAAAACCAGGATACTAAATTTGGCATTGCAGAATGATGATCCAGCAAAAATATCCATCATTCCCATTGTTGGACTTGGTGGTATGGGTAAGACAACACTTGCAAAATCTGTTTTTGTTGCTAAGGAGACAAATATGTTTGAGGTCAAAGCATGGGTCCATGTCTCGATGGAGTTTGATGTGAACAAGATTGTAGCTACTATTATCTCTCAGGTTGAAGGTAGCCTCCAAGCAAATGATACTAGACTACAGAATCTAAATTCTTGCCTTCAACGCATACTTTCAGGCAAGATTTTTTTAATTGTCTTGGATGACCTATGGGAGAAAAGGGGAGATAGTTTGGAGAAATTGATGAAAATGTTACAGTACGGTAAGGAAGGGAGCAAGATAATAGTAACCACCCGAAGTGATCAAGTTGCTAAAGCATTATCTATCATCCAACCTTCAGAATTTCATACCGTTCCACCAACTAGATTGGAGGCCTTATCAAGTGATGATTGTTTTTCTATTATGAATCCTTCATTGCAAGGAAATAGGCTGGATGTCGACCTTATCAAGATTGGAGAAGAAATTGCTAAGAAATGTGGTGGAGTACCGCTAGTTGCTAAAGCTCTTGGTTACGTGATGAATAAGCATTGCACAAAAGAAGCATGGATTGCACTTAAAGACAGTAATATTCTTGAGATCAAAGATGATGATTATGGGATTATGAGTGGCTTGATGCTAAGTTATTACCACATGCCCTCACACCAGAAACTATGTTTCATGTATTGCTCTGTCTTTCCTAAGAGCCATAACATAGATCATGACAGCTTGATTCAACAATGGGTTGCTCTTGGATTCATTCAAGGTGATCATGGGATCTCACTCCACCAAGTTGGTCAGGACTGTATTAATGATTTCTTGGGAATGTCCTTCCTTACTCATTCAACTACCCCTGAG GTACTTGATTCCGGGAGGTTCAAACCCACACTGAAATTCCATATGCATGATGTGGTACATGATCTCACAAGATATGTTGCCAGTGAAGAATTTTCATATGTAAAAACAATGATGCACAACAATAGAACAGACAATCGGAACTGTCACTATCAGCTATTGATGAATCATGAGGAGTCTTCATCAGCCTTTAAGTCTTTGCCACCAAAGGTTAGGGCCATGCATTTCAGAGAATGCAATAAACTGCATCTTCCTAAGCAAGCATTCTCACAAGCATTATATCTGAGAGTTTTGGATTTGAGTGGATGCCATGTGTCAGAGCTACCGGGTTCTGTTTGTAAACTAAAGCTATTAAGGTATCTTGATGCTTCCAACCTTCCTATCCCAAACTTTCCTAAATCCTTGAACCGTCTCCTAAACTTGCAAACCTTgatactttcaaacacttctCTGAAGGCACTGCCCACAAACGTTGGTTGCCTCCAAAAGCTGCAATACTTTGACCTATCAGGATGTGTCAACCTTCATGAACTTCCCACCTCTTTCGGTAACCTCAGTGCTTTGCTCTTCTTAAACTTGGCAAGCTGCCATGAACTGCCTACCCTTCCAGAATCCTTTGGCAAGTTGCATAAGCTTCAGTTTTTGAACCTATCCGATTGCTACAAACTCCACTCACTACCAGAATCTTGTTGTCAACTTCATGATCTAACACATCTTGAGCTGTCGGATTGCCATAATCTTGAAAAGGTCCCAGATTGCATTGATCAACTTTCTAAGCTTGAGTATCTGAACATGACAAGCTGTTCCAAGGTTCAAATGTTGCCCGAGTCTCTATGCAAACTCATGATGTTAAAGCATCTAAATTTGTCGTTCTGTGTAAAACTTGAACATCTGCCTGCTTCTATTGGTGTTTTACGACTTCAGAGTTTGGATCTGGAAGGCTGCTTTTTCCTTGATGGCTTGCCGGATGGCATTTTTAACATGTCTACACTTGTACATGTCGAACGAGCAGTATTTGCAATACATATACGTTCTGAAGTTGATAAACTTAGGGAACAACTAAACCTGGAAAGGTCATGTGAGCTTGATGGACGTGGTGATCTATGGAGTCAAATTTTAGAGCTCGAGAAGACAGGGTGCCTTGAGCTGCAGATCAAAGATCTTCAGAATGTCAAGAATCTGGAAGGGGCAGACCAGGCAAAACTGTTGAACAGCTCAAATCTTACGAGTCTGTGGCTTTCATGGGGACATGGTGAAAGTAGTATGGTGGAGCATGCAGATGCATCGGTTGACAAATCGGTGCTGGAGAAGCTTGTGCCTCCTAGAAATCTCCGACACCTTCATCTTAATGGTTACATGAGCATAGACTTCTCTAGATGGATGCTGGACCTTCCTTCCTACCTACCTCATCTTTCCACCATCGTTCTTCTCAATCTGAAAGGGTGCAGCCACCTCCCTCCACTTGGGCGCCTGCCAAATTTGAGAGCATTGTGGTTGGGTAGAATGCCCAATCTCAAAAGTGTCGGGAGGGAATTTTATGGGGATCACGGAAGTTGCTCGAAGCTAAGAATAATTCTTTTGATGGAAATGGACAACTTGGAAGGGTGGTGGACAACGAGAACGTCTAATGAAGATGAAGAGTTCTTAATCCCTAATTTACATCTGTTGTTTGCTGCCGATTGCCCAAAGTTGAAATTCCTGCCTTATCCCCCAAGGAGCGTGACCTGGATCGTAAACAATAGCGATCACGTTTTGCCGGAACATGGGTTTGGGAACCTCTCATCTATCACTTCTCCATATGTCCTTTGTATAATGGGCACATCTCCTTCTCCTGAAGCGTGGCATAGGGCCCGGTATCTCTGTTCTATCGAGTGCCTTGTTCTTCTGTCCCTCACGGGTCTTACAACATTGCCACAGGTTATCCGATGCTTCATCTCCCTCCGGGAATTCTCCGTAGATGGCTGTGATGACTTGGAGACACTGCCAGAATGGCTGGGAGATTTTACTTCTTTGAGAGAAATTGAAATCGTCTCATGCCCAATGCTATCTTCACTGCCAGAAAGCATACAGCGTCTTACTGAGTTAAAGAAACTGCGGATCACGGACTGCCCAGCACTGTCAGAGAAGTGCCAAGGAGAGGACAAGCACAAGATCGCTCATATTCCAGAAGTTGAATTCGAGTAA